The proteins below are encoded in one region of Bremerella sp. P1:
- a CDS encoding DUF1501 domain-containing protein yields the protein MTPHQLTRRQALYGLGASLGSVAFSSLLSGKAEAAPSADSPLSPKKPMLPARAKNVIMLFMEGGPGHMDTFDPKPELTKRHKQESKLTGGLEKGFKFFVGSPFKFRQVGDNGISMCDQWKHLADPYVANELCNYRGCQAESLNHPEALYHMNTGSRLGGDPAIGAWATYGLGTVNQNLPGYVVMTELALPQGGPGNWSNGFLPPYYQGTRLRPEGSPILDLAPPAYKTREHQRRALDELAALNSSYQESLGIEDKRLLARMESYELAFRMQAEVPDVIDLQQETEATHEMYGLDQPETKAFGRQCLMARRLVENGVRFVQIFSGGWDSHDYLERGHTSRIKSVDKPIAALIRDLKQRGLLEDTLVIWTGEFGRTPDNNRRGGVYSLGRGHNNQAMTMLMAGGGVRPGVVGATDELGRSAIECVHPIRDLHVTLLHLLGLDDNKLTYFHGGRFKQLSQFGGEVISDLIA from the coding sequence ATGACTCCCCATCAACTTACCCGTCGTCAGGCTCTTTATGGCCTAGGGGCTTCGCTTGGAAGTGTCGCCTTTTCGTCTCTCTTGAGTGGCAAGGCCGAAGCCGCACCCAGTGCGGATTCGCCCCTTTCGCCGAAGAAGCCGATGCTTCCGGCCCGGGCGAAGAACGTGATCATGCTGTTCATGGAAGGTGGTCCCGGCCATATGGACACCTTCGATCCCAAGCCAGAATTGACCAAGCGGCATAAGCAAGAGTCGAAGCTGACCGGCGGGCTCGAGAAAGGGTTCAAGTTCTTTGTCGGTAGTCCGTTCAAGTTCCGCCAGGTCGGTGACAACGGGATTTCGATGTGCGACCAATGGAAGCACCTGGCTGATCCCTACGTTGCTAACGAACTTTGCAATTACCGAGGCTGCCAGGCCGAATCGCTCAACCATCCCGAAGCACTCTACCACATGAACACCGGAAGCCGCTTGGGTGGCGATCCGGCGATCGGAGCATGGGCCACCTATGGCCTGGGAACCGTCAACCAGAACCTGCCTGGCTACGTGGTGATGACCGAGTTGGCATTGCCGCAAGGTGGTCCAGGCAACTGGAGCAACGGCTTCCTGCCTCCTTACTACCAAGGCACGCGGCTCCGCCCCGAAGGCTCTCCGATCCTCGACCTGGCGCCGCCCGCCTACAAAACTCGCGAGCACCAGCGTCGTGCATTGGACGAGTTGGCGGCACTCAATTCGAGTTACCAGGAGTCTCTCGGTATCGAAGACAAGCGTCTGCTCGCACGGATGGAAAGTTACGAACTCGCGTTCCGTATGCAGGCCGAAGTGCCAGACGTGATCGATCTTCAACAGGAAACCGAAGCCACGCACGAGATGTACGGACTGGATCAACCGGAAACCAAGGCCTTCGGAAGACAATGTCTGATGGCTCGCAGGCTGGTCGAGAACGGCGTTCGCTTCGTGCAGATCTTCAGTGGTGGTTGGGATAGTCACGACTATCTCGAGCGAGGACATACGTCCCGTATCAAAAGTGTTGACAAACCGATCGCGGCATTGATTCGTGATCTCAAGCAACGTGGTCTCTTGGAAGATACGCTCGTCATCTGGACAGGTGAATTTGGACGCACGCCTGACAACAATAGGCGAGGTGGCGTCTACTCGCTGGGGCGCGGGCACAACAATCAGGCGATGACCATGTTGATGGCCGGTGGCGGCGTCCGCCCAGGCGTCGTTGGTGCCACCGATGAACTCGGTCGCTCGGCCATCGAATGTGTCCATCCGATTCGCGATCTACATGTAACGCTGCTCCACTTACTTGGCTTGGACGACAACAAGCTCACCTACTTCCACGGAGGCCGTTTTAAACAACTAAGCCAATTCGGTGGAGAGGTCATTTCGGACTTGATCGCGTGA
- a CDS encoding PSD1 and planctomycete cytochrome C domain-containing protein, whose product MTMVSPKTFLIRLALAIAVLGFWGQSRVANANEPTETSTHEAETLFTLKVLPVLQAKCFGCHGSDKEDVRGDYNLLTRDGMLTGGESGEPSLVPGKPEESSLYQAVLWNGYEMPPKENDRLSETQIKDLRIWIAAGAPWPSAERQTEIRDAEWENLTSDQGQLVRTSGGTSDEWTNRRYDPHDLWAFQKLSKKKELLDDDVALHQAIDRFVSSKLAGANLPAAEQAQPRQLILRATWDLLGLPPTPEEIDAFETAWSVDASRAWTDLIDRLLENPRYGERWGRHWLDVTRYADTGGMANDYERSNMWRYRDYVIRSFNEDKPYNEFVVEQLAGDELADESVRERTGGKQKDVYQVQQSGAYNEQESEWIVATGFLRMGPWDNAMVETEEARQIYLDDLVNITGQTFLGQTMRCCKCHDHKFDPLPTRDYYRMYSAFATTHMAERNVPFLPEENLARFDDQKKQVERMLKFAVDEKNKLVDKREAAAKQWFDEHDLPYKNESERRNLPDDEKPPRHCGLDHVEQGQLKVREQDEWIWTRRLERFEPMAQSVYNAPASQIGGTFARKLRIKRPKPPETDVVQHILIGGALTALGDAVQPGVLSAVGLPANSSSESPYLVTSDVDGRRLELARWIAHPENGLTSRAIVNRVWQYHFGQAVAANPNNLGAKGGKPSHPELLDYLAADFVDNGWTIKRLHREIMLSEAYRRSSIPVAPKEIAEIDPNNQLLSHFPRRRLSAEEIRDGILSITGELVHCQGGLPVMPEITMEVALQPRMIQFSLAPAYQPSRTSEERNRRTIYAYHVRGQADPFTELFNQPNPNDSCELREAAAVTPQVFTLLNSDTMIDRSLAFALRLEASAETLPDQIDLAFRLALGRHATERESDRLSKYVAQMQVYHADKAPRPATYPTEITRSLVEEFSGDVFEYTEILPVFENYEQDTKPADVSAETRALADLCLLLLNSNEFMYID is encoded by the coding sequence ATGACCATGGTAAGCCCTAAGACGTTTTTGATTCGTCTCGCACTGGCGATCGCCGTGCTCGGCTTCTGGGGACAGTCCCGAGTCGCCAACGCGAATGAGCCCACCGAGACAAGCACGCACGAAGCGGAAACGCTCTTCACTTTGAAGGTTCTGCCTGTCTTGCAGGCCAAGTGCTTTGGCTGCCACGGCAGTGATAAAGAAGACGTGCGCGGCGACTACAATCTGCTGACCCGCGATGGCATGTTAACCGGCGGCGAGTCAGGCGAACCTTCGTTGGTGCCTGGCAAGCCGGAAGAAAGTTCACTCTACCAGGCAGTTCTCTGGAACGGCTATGAAATGCCACCCAAGGAAAACGACCGCTTAAGCGAAACGCAGATTAAGGACCTGCGGATTTGGATCGCGGCCGGGGCTCCTTGGCCTTCGGCCGAGCGACAAACCGAGATCCGCGATGCCGAGTGGGAGAACCTGACCAGCGACCAGGGGCAGTTGGTCAGGACCAGTGGGGGCACCTCCGACGAGTGGACCAATCGTCGCTACGATCCACACGACTTGTGGGCGTTTCAGAAGCTGAGCAAGAAGAAAGAATTGCTGGACGATGACGTAGCGCTTCACCAAGCGATCGATCGGTTCGTCAGCAGTAAGCTGGCAGGCGCCAATCTTCCTGCCGCAGAACAGGCCCAGCCACGACAACTGATCCTTCGTGCTACCTGGGACCTCTTAGGCCTACCGCCGACGCCTGAGGAAATCGACGCCTTTGAAACTGCATGGTCCGTAGATGCCAGTCGTGCTTGGACCGATCTGATCGATCGGCTGCTGGAGAATCCCCGCTACGGAGAACGTTGGGGACGACATTGGCTTGATGTCACACGTTATGCCGACACCGGTGGCATGGCCAATGACTACGAACGTTCCAACATGTGGCGTTACCGCGACTACGTGATTCGTTCGTTCAACGAAGACAAACCGTATAACGAGTTCGTGGTTGAACAGTTGGCTGGTGATGAACTTGCCGACGAATCCGTACGAGAGCGAACCGGCGGCAAGCAAAAGGACGTTTACCAGGTCCAGCAAAGCGGTGCCTATAACGAACAAGAGTCGGAATGGATCGTGGCGACTGGCTTCTTACGGATGGGGCCCTGGGACAACGCGATGGTCGAAACCGAAGAGGCTCGCCAAATCTATCTGGACGACCTGGTAAACATCACCGGGCAAACGTTCCTCGGACAAACAATGCGTTGTTGCAAGTGTCACGATCACAAGTTCGATCCTCTGCCGACTCGCGACTACTACCGGATGTACTCGGCGTTTGCGACGACGCACATGGCCGAACGTAACGTACCGTTCCTGCCAGAAGAGAATCTCGCGCGATTCGATGACCAGAAGAAGCAAGTCGAGCGGATGCTGAAGTTTGCCGTCGACGAGAAGAACAAACTGGTCGACAAACGGGAAGCGGCCGCGAAGCAGTGGTTCGATGAGCATGACCTTCCCTATAAGAACGAATCCGAGCGTCGCAATCTGCCTGACGATGAGAAGCCGCCGCGACATTGTGGCCTGGATCATGTCGAACAAGGACAGCTGAAAGTCCGCGAGCAGGACGAATGGATCTGGACGCGTCGCTTGGAACGCTTCGAGCCGATGGCACAAAGCGTCTACAACGCGCCGGCATCGCAAATTGGTGGCACGTTTGCTCGGAAGCTTCGCATCAAGCGGCCCAAGCCACCAGAGACCGACGTTGTTCAACATATCCTGATCGGTGGTGCACTAACGGCGCTGGGCGATGCCGTGCAACCTGGCGTGCTGAGTGCTGTGGGTCTTCCCGCGAATTCTTCGAGTGAGTCGCCTTACCTGGTCACCTCCGATGTCGATGGACGGCGTCTGGAACTGGCTCGCTGGATTGCTCATCCCGAGAACGGGCTTACGTCACGAGCGATCGTAAACCGCGTCTGGCAGTACCACTTTGGTCAGGCGGTCGCGGCCAACCCAAACAACCTGGGTGCCAAAGGCGGTAAGCCATCGCATCCCGAACTACTCGATTACCTGGCCGCTGACTTCGTCGATAACGGCTGGACGATCAAGCGACTGCATCGCGAGATCATGCTGTCTGAGGCGTATCGCCGCTCCTCGATTCCGGTCGCCCCAAAGGAGATTGCGGAGATCGATCCCAATAATCAATTACTTTCGCATTTCCCCCGCCGAAGGCTGAGTGCGGAAGAAATCCGGGATGGCATTTTATCGATCACTGGCGAACTGGTGCACTGCCAAGGCGGCTTGCCTGTTATGCCGGAGATCACCATGGAAGTGGCCCTGCAACCACGCATGATCCAGTTCTCGCTGGCACCGGCCTACCAGCCTTCGCGCACCTCAGAGGAACGGAACCGTCGGACCATTTATGCCTATCACGTTCGCGGTCAGGCTGATCCTTTTACCGAACTGTTCAACCAACCGAATCCGAATGACTCATGCGAACTGCGTGAAGCGGCCGCAGTCACCCCTCAAGTGTTCACGCTCCTGAATAGCGACACGATGATCGACCGCTCGCTAGCCTTTGCTCTACGTCTGGAAGCATCCGCGGAGACCTTGCCGGATCAGATCGATCTGGCCTTCCGGTTGGCCTTGGGGCGTCATGCCACAGAGCGGGAGAGCGATCGGCTCTCGAAATACGTAGCCCAAATGCAGGTGTACCATGCCGATAAAGCTCCTCGACCGGCAACCTATCCCACGGAAATTACGCGTTCGCTGGTAGAAGAGTTTTCCGGCGATGTCTTTGAGTACACCGAAATCCTCCCGGTGTTTGAGAACTACGAGCAGGACACCAAGCCAGCAGACGTATCAGCTGAGACACGAGCTTTGGCAGACCTTTGTTTGCTGCTGTTGAACTCAAACGAATTCATGTACATCGACTAA